The Cerasicoccus sp. TK19100 genome window below encodes:
- the gcvPB gene encoding aminomethyl-transferring glycine dehydrogenase subunit GcvPB: MTPQSIFKKTRPNVSGATVFDNEFPVGENPGVCCEAEDLRDDLIGIPEQSEIDVVRHFTNLSRQAHGVDNGPYPLGSCTMKYNPKRNDKLAMLDGFGKVHPRQPADSMQGVWQMLWDLQTYIAELTGMDAVTLQPAAGAHGEFTGLLVMKKHFEKIGQAHRKVILIPDTAHGTNPASAAMCGFTCKIIATSKEGMMDLDAFEAALDENVAGLMITNPSTLGLFEQNIETIANKIHDNGSLLYYDGANLNAIMGLIRPGDMGFDVIHINTHKTLSTPHGGGGPGAGPCGVKQFLEPYLPTPVIRPIDGAPMPDYDRPDSVGKVKTHFGHIEVLLRAYCYILANGAIGLKTATENAVLNANYIKHQLQDLLPNVFPQNCMHECLLHGGSLDVRGADFVKRLIDFGVHPPTLVGAGCVHFAEEFDDAMLIEPTETESLESLNFMIEQFRKVASEAKVAPYMIETAPHTAATAKIIANEAAWMTIYDPEEGK, encoded by the coding sequence ATGACTCCCCAATCCATTTTCAAAAAAACGCGTCCGAATGTCAGTGGCGCGACGGTGTTCGATAACGAGTTTCCGGTCGGTGAGAATCCCGGTGTTTGCTGCGAGGCCGAAGACCTACGGGATGACCTGATTGGCATTCCCGAGCAGTCGGAGATCGATGTCGTGCGGCACTTCACGAACCTCTCGCGTCAGGCGCACGGCGTCGACAACGGGCCGTATCCGCTGGGTTCTTGCACGATGAAGTATAACCCGAAGCGCAACGACAAGCTCGCTATGCTCGACGGCTTTGGGAAGGTGCACCCTCGCCAGCCGGCCGACTCGATGCAGGGCGTTTGGCAGATGCTGTGGGACTTGCAAACTTACATTGCCGAGCTCACCGGTATGGACGCCGTGACGCTGCAGCCCGCCGCCGGCGCACATGGCGAGTTCACGGGGCTGCTCGTGATGAAGAAGCACTTTGAAAAGATCGGGCAGGCGCACCGCAAGGTCATCCTGATCCCCGACACCGCGCACGGCACCAACCCGGCCAGCGCAGCGATGTGCGGCTTTACCTGCAAGATCATCGCCACGAGCAAAGAGGGCATGATGGACCTCGACGCCTTCGAGGCCGCGCTCGATGAAAATGTCGCCGGGCTGATGATCACCAACCCGTCGACGCTGGGCCTCTTCGAGCAGAACATCGAAACCATCGCCAACAAGATCCACGACAACGGTTCGTTGCTTTACTACGACGGCGCGAACCTGAACGCGATCATGGGCCTCATCCGCCCGGGCGACATGGGCTTCGATGTCATCCACATCAACACGCACAAAACGCTGTCCACCCCGCACGGCGGTGGCGGCCCCGGCGCGGGCCCTTGCGGCGTGAAGCAATTCCTCGAGCCGTATTTGCCGACGCCGGTCATCCGCCCGATCGACGGCGCGCCGATGCCGGACTACGATCGCCCGGATTCCGTGGGCAAGGTCAAGACGCACTTTGGCCACATCGAGGTGCTGCTCCGCGCGTATTGCTACATCCTCGCCAACGGCGCCATCGGCCTGAAAACGGCGACCGAAAACGCCGTGCTCAACGCCAACTACATCAAGCACCAGCTGCAGGATTTGCTGCCCAATGTGTTCCCGCAAAACTGCATGCACGAATGCCTGCTGCACGGCGGCAGCCTCGACGTGCGCGGCGCGGATTTCGTGAAGCGGCTGATCGACTTCGGGGTCCACCCGCCGACACTGGTGGGCGCAGGCTGCGTCCACTTCGCCGAGGAGTTCGACGACGCCATGCTCATCGAGCCCACCGAAACCGAAAGCCTCGAATCGCTTAACTTCATGATCGAGCAATTCCGCAAGGTGGCCAGCGAAGCCAAGGTGGCACCCTACATGATCGAGACCGCCCCGCACACCGCCGCGACGGCCAAGATCATTGCGAACGAAGCCGCTTGGATGACCATCTACGACCCGGAGGAGGGGAAGTAG
- the gcvPA gene encoding aminomethyl-transferring glycine dehydrogenase subunit GcvPA, with protein MSDAILTGYNVHTPEDRQKMLAAMGKSSIADLFTEVPEHLRVQGLLDLPEALNEWELERHLRGLAGENETTMDTLSFLGAGAYEHHVPAVIDAIATRGEFLTAYTPYQPEMAQGILRFLHDFQILFGKFLGLPAVNCSVYDGATALAESAWMTCRITGKRKLVVSEGLWPDYREVLGVYLAGRDVELVTAPINAETGQIDEAALTELFDADTASFLYQSPNRYGVVEPMSRIGQLVKKTDALNVMTSYPMLFGITKNPSQFGVDIAVCEGQPLGLHLNAGGPYLGIIATKEEYEMHLPGRIVGQCTDLKGEEALALVKEEREQHVARHNATSHICSNQANLALRALIYMTLRGENGFKNIADLCVQKAHYLAERLTNIDGVSRVHSGPFFNEFLLQLPVPAKAVLATLRDEGIFGGVAVTDLDASAPENQLLIAVTETKTKADLDRMVECFAAAL; from the coding sequence ATGTCGGACGCCATCTTGACTGGTTACAATGTCCATACGCCGGAGGATCGACAGAAGATGCTCGCCGCGATGGGCAAATCTTCCATTGCGGACCTCTTTACGGAAGTGCCGGAGCACCTGCGCGTGCAAGGGTTGCTCGATCTGCCCGAGGCGCTAAACGAGTGGGAGCTGGAGCGGCATTTGCGCGGTCTCGCCGGTGAAAACGAGACGACGATGGACACGCTCAGCTTCCTTGGTGCCGGTGCCTACGAGCACCATGTGCCCGCCGTTATCGACGCCATTGCGACGCGCGGTGAATTTCTGACCGCCTACACGCCCTACCAGCCGGAAATGGCGCAGGGCATCCTGCGCTTCCTGCACGACTTTCAAATTCTGTTCGGCAAGTTCCTCGGGCTGCCCGCGGTCAACTGCTCGGTGTACGACGGCGCGACCGCGCTGGCGGAGTCGGCCTGGATGACGTGCCGCATCACGGGCAAGCGCAAGCTGGTCGTCAGCGAAGGCCTCTGGCCGGACTACCGCGAAGTGCTCGGCGTTTACCTCGCCGGCCGCGACGTAGAGCTGGTCACTGCCCCGATCAACGCCGAGACGGGCCAGATCGACGAGGCCGCGTTGACCGAGCTGTTCGACGCCGACACCGCGTCTTTCCTTTACCAATCGCCGAACCGCTACGGTGTCGTCGAGCCGATGTCGCGCATTGGCCAGCTGGTGAAAAAGACGGATGCGCTCAACGTCATGACGAGCTATCCGATGCTGTTCGGCATTACGAAAAATCCCAGCCAGTTCGGCGTGGACATAGCGGTCTGCGAAGGCCAGCCGCTCGGTCTGCATTTGAACGCCGGCGGACCTTATCTCGGCATCATCGCGACGAAGGAGGAATACGAAATGCACCTGCCCGGTCGCATCGTAGGCCAGTGCACTGACCTCAAAGGCGAAGAAGCCCTGGCCCTCGTCAAGGAAGAGCGCGAGCAACACGTGGCCCGCCACAACGCCACGAGCCACATCTGCTCGAACCAAGCGAACCTCGCCCTGCGCGCGCTGATCTACATGACGCTCCGCGGCGAAAACGGCTTTAAGAACATAGCGGACCTTTGCGTGCAAAAAGCGCATTACCTTGCGGAACGACTGACGAACATCGACGGCGTTTCCCGCGTCCACAGCGGCCCGTTCTTCAACGAGTTCTTGCTACAATTGCCCGTGCCCGCGAAGGCGGTCTTAGCGACCCTACGCGACGAAGGCATCTTCGGCGGCGTGGCGGTGACGGATTTGGATGCCAGCGCGCCGGAGAACCAACTGCTCATCGCAGTGACTGAAACCAAAACCAAAGCCGACCTTGATCGTATGGTCGAGTGCTTCGCGGCAGCGCTGTAG
- a CDS encoding PEP-CTERM sorting domain-containing protein, translated as MKLSPRSKFSLFALVGGSIACATSLSAATLMGSFADYDETPVDLTASGDLDWAYWESTSNPFPAPGITNSKLGGTLIASPTVVGSGNLRGSNSNTFVDVTFSDGTSPASGSVAGLSGIFSTSLNTPGAGISIDITLPEAGVTYYITLWGSEYATQTSGNTGGIFTASLPGASDYTYNAFYGPDTSPKASAVYTITASADNNNDVLTLTYVLPSQTKNNGHVLFDALTVSAVPEPSTYALIIGAAAFVGLVMRRRHTR; from the coding sequence ATGAAACTTTCCCCCCGATCAAAGTTTTCCCTGTTCGCCCTGGTCGGCGGCAGCATCGCATGCGCAACCAGCCTTTCCGCAGCCACACTCATGGGCTCGTTCGCCGACTACGACGAGACCCCGGTCGACCTGACCGCCAGTGGCGACCTCGACTGGGCATACTGGGAATCCACCAGCAACCCGTTTCCCGCGCCGGGCATTACCAACAGTAAGCTTGGCGGCACACTCATTGCCAGCCCAACCGTGGTCGGTTCGGGTAACTTGCGCGGCTCCAACAGTAACACCTTTGTCGACGTTACTTTTAGCGACGGAACCAGCCCCGCGAGCGGCTCTGTCGCCGGTTTATCCGGTATCTTCAGCACCAGCCTGAACACGCCCGGAGCCGGTATCTCGATCGACATCACCTTGCCGGAAGCGGGCGTCACCTACTACATCACCCTCTGGGGCTCCGAGTACGCCACGCAAACGTCGGGCAACACCGGTGGCATTTTCACGGCATCCCTACCTGGTGCCAGCGACTACACCTACAACGCTTTTTACGGTCCAGATACTTCGCCCAAAGCCAGCGCCGTTTACACCATTACGGCATCGGCGGACAACAATAACGACGTGCTCACGCTGACTTACGTTCTTCCCTCGCAGACAAAAAACAACGGCCACGTGCTCTTCGATGCGCTAACGGTTTCCGCGGTGCCCGAACCATCAACGTATGCGCTCATCATTGGCGCGGCAGCCTTCGTCGGCTTGGTGATGCGCCGCCGACACACGCGCTAG